A DNA window from Flavisolibacter ginsenosidimutans contains the following coding sequences:
- a CDS encoding EamA family transporter, with amino-acid sequence MIETFFTAVAVTLRIVSNPLGNVFQKQLTAKGHHPLLVNFLTYFLLSLVCLVIAFTVHWKTLPQPFWFYSIAGGIVGALGNGFLVKALQKGELSVLGPINSYKAIVSIVVGIFLLGEVPNLWGLLGIASIVYGSYFVLDTTEEKFSWSLFKRREIQFRVWAMVFTAVEAVFVKKVILLSSVSVAFLSWCWFGGFFSLLLLLVYCVNVKAETQKIKQTDLGKYASLVACIGTMQATTNYAFDHMPVGYALALFQLSIIVSVWLGHRMFNEKDVRKKMIGSVIMIVGSVVIILLK; translated from the coding sequence TTGATTGAAACTTTTTTTACGGCAGTAGCCGTTACCCTACGCATCGTTTCCAATCCTTTGGGAAATGTTTTTCAAAAGCAACTCACTGCAAAAGGACATCATCCTTTGCTCGTTAATTTTCTTACTTATTTTCTTTTGTCCCTTGTATGCCTTGTGATCGCTTTTACCGTGCATTGGAAAACTTTGCCTCAGCCGTTTTGGTTTTATTCAATCGCAGGCGGAATCGTTGGCGCTTTGGGTAACGGCTTTTTGGTAAAGGCACTGCAAAAAGGCGAGCTTTCGGTGCTTGGACCAATCAATTCGTACAAGGCTATCGTAAGCATAGTCGTCGGAATTTTTCTGTTAGGAGAAGTTCCAAATCTCTGGGGCTTGCTCGGCATTGCTTCGATTGTGTACGGAAGCTATTTCGTGTTGGACACAACAGAAGAAAAATTTTCATGGAGCTTGTTTAAGCGGCGCGAAATACAGTTTCGTGTGTGGGCAATGGTCTTCACGGCGGTTGAAGCCGTGTTTGTGAAGAAAGTTATTCTGCTGTCATCAGTGTCCGTTGCCTTTTTAAGTTGGTGTTGGTTTGGCGGGTTTTTCTCCCTGCTTCTTTTGCTCGTTTACTGCGTGAACGTAAAAGCAGAAACGCAAAAAATAAAACAGACAGATTTGGGTAAATATGCTTCGCTTGTGGCTTGCATTGGCACAATGCAGGCCACAACGAATTACGCTTTTGATCACATGCCCGTAGGCTATGCGCTGGCGCTGTTTCAGCTTTCCATCATCGTCAGCGTATGGTTGGGCCACCGGATGTTCAATGAAAAAGACGTGCGCAAAAAAATGATTGGGTCGGTCATTATGATTGTTGGTTCGGTCGTCATCATTCTTCTCAAATAA
- a CDS encoding peptidase M10, producing MGHAELYHTKSLFVISSHIITYGNAANEAVTEQIRDEIEMMWNEPQEKIIFGNQSYLIQFNITAQLKKDISELEVLQNTDPRNNYFRIEEFAHGSISFVDGLGCNSGYFLLENLYKGSTTAAHEYGHTLGLDHPKILDIRGQGVPGIMYPRGTLVDARYQYDPSVAAGLKGGTMHPMHRKVKREDIANLKLQRLVFQNGKATVGDFTNVYHYNHTEAGPEDIFRPSVFG from the coding sequence ATGGGGCACGCTGAGTTATACCATACCAAAAGTTTATTCGTTATTTCTTCGCACATCATCACGTACGGCAACGCTGCAAACGAAGCCGTAACGGAACAAATACGCGATGAAATAGAAATGATGTGGAACGAACCACAAGAAAAAATCATCTTCGGAAATCAATCTTATCTTATTCAATTCAACATCACCGCTCAATTAAAAAAAGATATTTCCGAACTGGAAGTTTTGCAAAACACCGATCCCCGAAACAATTATTTCCGCATCGAAGAATTTGCGCACGGCAGCATTTCGTTTGTGGACGGGCTGGGTTGCAACAGCGGTTATTTTCTTCTTGAAAATTTATACAAGGGTTCCACCACAGCGGCACACGAATACGGCCATACGCTTGGCCTTGACCATCCAAAAATCTTAGACATTCGCGGGCAGGGTGTGCCGGGTATTATGTATCCACGCGGAACGCTTGTGGACGCACGATACCAGTATGATCCTTCCGTTGCCGCAGGCTTAAAAGGCGGCACCATGCATCCAATGCACCGTAAAGTAAAACGGGAAGACATTGCGAACCTGAAATTGCAGCGGCTCGTTTTCCAAAACGGGAAAGCCACCGTTGGGGACTTTACCAACGTCTATCATTACAATCACACCGAAGCCGGTCCGGAAGACATTTTCCGGCCTTCTGTTTTCGGCTGA
- a CDS encoding M16 family metallopeptidase, whose product MKKIFAYLLLIGACANAQETKPYEMMVSGVKVIVVPSGNEIVQVDMVIKGGVQNYTADKAGIEKLAMTALTECGTLKHTKNEFKNALDEVDARMNAYTGQDAAHIQLNCIKSDFETVWPLYAEAITMPKFDAKEFVRIKEEAINQLREEESNPDAALQKMAMQTAFKGMDYAKMPSGTMESLQKLTPEATKSYLSSVLAKNQIFLVVVGDVAKEDLQAKMTALFAKLPQGKPFVLKRTTYVPQANSFAAQKKDNATNYVMGFSAAPQANTKEYYPALLASRMFYDKAFLEVRTNNGLSYAPAAWISTGLTPYSAMYVTTKEPDKYIAVARNMVDKLKKDGFPADDVKNTKTTFATYQYYQNETNGSLAGMVSRSELLQGDWHKAFTMKEDLEPVTPQDVNNVFNKYVNKFTWVYQGDPAKVNQTLYTQPQTPPLPEKKKAF is encoded by the coding sequence ATGAAAAAAATATTTGCTTATTTATTATTGATAGGTGCATGCGCAAATGCGCAGGAAACCAAGCCTTACGAAATGATGGTGAGTGGCGTAAAAGTAATTGTAGTGCCGAGTGGCAACGAGATTGTGCAAGTGGACATGGTCATCAAGGGCGGTGTGCAAAACTACACCGCTGACAAAGCCGGCATTGAAAAATTAGCCATGACCGCTTTAACCGAATGCGGTACGTTGAAACATACCAAGAACGAATTTAAAAATGCTTTAGACGAGGTAGATGCCCGCATGAACGCTTACACGGGACAAGACGCAGCGCACATTCAGTTAAACTGCATCAAAAGCGATTTCGAAACCGTGTGGCCCTTGTACGCCGAGGCGATTACGATGCCGAAGTTTGATGCTAAGGAATTTGTCCGCATAAAGGAAGAAGCTATAAACCAGTTGCGTGAGGAAGAAAGCAATCCCGATGCTGCCTTGCAGAAGATGGCGATGCAAACGGCTTTCAAAGGAATGGATTATGCCAAGATGCCCAGCGGCACAATGGAAAGCCTGCAGAAACTAACGCCAGAAGCAACGAAGTCTTATCTCTCGTCGGTGCTCGCCAAAAATCAAATTTTTTTGGTGGTAGTTGGCGACGTGGCCAAAGAGGATTTGCAGGCGAAGATGACGGCACTGTTCGCCAAGCTTCCGCAAGGCAAACCATTTGTTTTAAAAAGAACAACCTACGTTCCGCAGGCAAACAGTTTTGCCGCGCAAAAGAAAGATAACGCTACCAATTACGTGATGGGATTTTCGGCAGCGCCGCAAGCAAACACCAAAGAATACTATCCCGCCTTGCTTGCTTCGAGAATGTTTTACGACAAAGCCTTTTTGGAAGTACGCACCAACAACGGTTTGTCGTATGCGCCTGCCGCGTGGATATCAACCGGGCTTACACCTTACTCGGCCATGTACGTTACCACAAAAGAACCCGACAAATACATTGCCGTAGCCCGCAACATGGTAGATAAACTAAAGAAAGACGGCTTTCCTGCTGATGACGTGAAGAACACAAAAACCACCTTTGCAACGTACCAGTATTACCAGAATGAAACCAATGGCTCATTGGCCGGTATGGTGTCGCGCAGCGAATTGCTGCAAGGTGATTGGCACAAGGCTTTTACCATGAAAGAAGACCTGGAGCCAGTAACCCCACAGGATGTGAACAACGTGTTTAATAAATACGTGAACAAGTTTACCTGGGTTTACCAGGGAGACCCGGCAAAGGTTAACCAGACTTTGTACACGCAGCCGCAAACGCCGCCGCTGCCCGAAAAGAAAAAAGCTTTTTAA
- a CDS encoding M16 family metallopeptidase, whose product MKKLLLLLCAGYAASAWAQPRLPKDYYWQKLDNGLEVVVIENHKVPLATIEIAVKNGAYTEGPEYSGLSHLFEHMFFKANKDYPDQEKFLKRTQELGAIWNGTTGEERVNYFFTFDKDSLEAGLKFMNAAIRFPIYREEDMQKERPVVDGEFQRAESDPSFQLYFEAGKRMWGDLFTRKNPIGDHDIINSATPAKMMVIKDKYYLPNNSLLVVCGDVNPSQAFAMAKNIFGDWKPSEWNPQTKYPIPEFAPVAKTDYFIKESSIAQNPQIMMFWQGPDTRNDSAATVAADVFSKILSLNSSKWTQALRDKGLATAADVGYQTSRYVGPIGVYLTPIPSKLKECYTEAMNQIKHWGDGDYFSDADLATAKAGLKRQKIRQEEKPSSLASQLTYNWASTSLDYMTDYFGAMDKVTRADIQRYIAKYITGKTYVAGMIINKEMNDKYKPSEYFKN is encoded by the coding sequence ATGAAAAAACTTCTGCTATTGCTGTGCGCCGGTTATGCCGCGTCGGCCTGGGCGCAGCCTCGCTTACCGAAAGACTACTACTGGCAAAAACTCGATAACGGTCTTGAAGTAGTGGTCATTGAAAACCACAAGGTGCCGCTCGCCACCATTGAGATTGCCGTCAAGAACGGCGCTTACACCGAAGGCCCGGAGTACAGCGGTCTTTCGCACCTTTTTGAACACATGTTTTTCAAAGCCAACAAGGATTATCCCGACCAGGAAAAATTTTTAAAACGCACACAAGAATTGGGCGCCATCTGGAACGGCACGACCGGCGAAGAAAGAGTGAATTACTTTTTCACGTTTGACAAGGACAGTCTTGAAGCCGGGTTGAAGTTTATGAATGCGGCCATTCGCTTCCCCATTTACCGCGAAGAAGACATGCAAAAAGAAAGGCCCGTTGTGGACGGTGAGTTTCAACGCGCCGAAAGTGATCCGTCCTTTCAATTATACTTTGAAGCAGGCAAGCGCATGTGGGGCGATTTGTTCACCCGCAAAAACCCCATCGGCGATCACGACATCATTAACTCCGCCACACCGGCCAAAATGATGGTGATTAAAGACAAATATTACTTGCCAAATAATTCTTTGCTCGTTGTTTGCGGCGACGTTAATCCTTCGCAAGCCTTTGCGATGGCCAAAAATATTTTCGGCGATTGGAAACCTTCGGAGTGGAACCCGCAAACAAAATATCCCATTCCGGAATTTGCACCCGTTGCCAAAACCGATTATTTCATCAAGGAATCATCCATTGCGCAGAACCCGCAGATCATGATGTTCTGGCAAGGCCCTGACACACGCAACGATTCGGCGGCCACCGTTGCAGCCGATGTGTTTTCAAAAATCCTTTCACTCAATTCAAGTAAATGGACACAGGCCTTGCGCGACAAAGGACTGGCGACGGCAGCCGATGTTGGTTACCAAACAAGCCGTTACGTAGGTCCTATTGGCGTTTACCTTACACCCATTCCAAGCAAGCTGAAAGAATGTTACACCGAAGCAATGAACCAGATAAAACACTGGGGCGATGGGGATTATTTTTCCGATGCCGATCTGGCTACGGCCAAAGCCGGTTTAAAGCGGCAGAAGATAAGACAGGAGGAAAAACCGTCGAGCCTTGCCTCGCAACTCACATACAATTGGGCCAGTACATCGCTTGATTACATGACCGATTATTTCGGCGCGATGGACAAAGTAACGCGGGCCGATATCCAGCGATACATTGCCAAATACATTACCGGCAAAACCTACGTGGCCGGCATGATCATCAACAAAGAAATGAACGACAAATACAAACCATCGGAATACTTTAAAAACTAA